A genomic stretch from Chitinophaga agri includes:
- a CDS encoding DNA-3-methyladenine glycosylase family protein, with product MYNRREISIPVTDHDNFSFAECLVFLGRSEKECLHYVADGVVQKMVVSNGHPVLLEISDDPAAKGLKAAVVNSDADDVNIDEGYIRRYLTHWLHLDADLHPFYSFAEKDPVLGPLAGRYKGLRLIGVPDLFEALTWSITGQQITLSFAYTLRQRFIQAFGYHTVLDGKDHYIYPHPAVVAALEPVSLISMQFSRSKADYIIGLAKSMTDGLLTDAQLWQMDYQQARQHLISFRGIGNWSANYVLMKYHRHHQALPLEDAGLHNALKQQLQLDVKPPLAQVQEYTQHWGEHAAYATFYLWRSLY from the coding sequence ATGTATAATAGGCGAGAAATAAGTATACCAGTTACTGATCATGATAACTTTTCTTTCGCGGAATGCCTGGTGTTTCTGGGCAGGTCAGAAAAGGAGTGTCTGCACTATGTGGCAGATGGGGTTGTGCAGAAGATGGTTGTTTCCAATGGCCATCCTGTGTTACTGGAGATCAGTGATGATCCTGCAGCAAAGGGACTGAAGGCTGCTGTAGTTAATAGTGATGCAGACGATGTAAATATAGATGAGGGATATATTCGCCGTTATCTCACACATTGGCTACATCTGGATGCCGACCTGCATCCGTTTTACAGCTTTGCGGAGAAAGATCCTGTGCTGGGACCGCTGGCCGGCAGGTATAAAGGTTTGCGGCTCATAGGTGTGCCTGATCTGTTTGAAGCGCTGACCTGGAGTATTACAGGCCAGCAAATCACTTTGTCCTTTGCATATACGCTCAGGCAGCGGTTTATCCAGGCATTTGGCTATCATACTGTGCTGGATGGAAAGGATCATTATATATATCCTCATCCAGCTGTAGTAGCCGCATTGGAACCCGTCTCGCTGATCAGTATGCAGTTTTCGCGGAGTAAGGCGGATTACATTATCGGCCTGGCGAAATCCATGACCGATGGCCTGCTCACTGATGCGCAGCTCTGGCAAATGGACTACCAGCAGGCCAGGCAGCACCTGATCTCATTCAGGGGTATTGGTAACTGGTCAGCCAACTATGTACTCATGAAGTATCATCGGCACCATCAGGCATTGCCATTGGAAGATGCTGGTTTGCATAATGCGTTGAAGCAACAGTTGCAACTGGATGTAAAACCTCCGCTGGCGCAGGTGCAGGAATATACGCAGCATTGGGGTGAGCATGCCGCTTATGCTACCTTTTATCTATGGCGATCATTGTATTGA
- a CDS encoding methylated-DNA--[protein]-cysteine S-methyltransferase: MITEHTHIINTPVGALTIIGNESAIHTLTFKEGQTPTHEPLPDVIRQCMEEMNEYFAGSLRAFTFPVAQPGTAFQQSVWQQLMTIPYGQTISYLQLAKRINNPKSIRAVGTTNGKNRIAIVVPCHRVIGSDGTLTGYAGGLWRKKWLLEHEIRQKSGSLELF, translated from the coding sequence ATGATCACAGAACATACGCACATCATCAATACCCCGGTAGGTGCATTGACCATTATAGGTAATGAAAGCGCTATACACACACTCACTTTTAAAGAAGGACAAACGCCGACACATGAACCGCTACCAGATGTGATACGGCAATGCATGGAAGAGATGAATGAATATTTTGCAGGTAGCCTGCGCGCCTTCACGTTTCCGGTTGCGCAACCAGGAACCGCATTTCAGCAATCTGTGTGGCAACAACTGATGACTATCCCGTATGGGCAGACCATTTCCTATCTGCAACTGGCCAAACGTATCAATAATCCTAAAAGCATTCGTGCAGTTGGTACTACCAACGGAAAGAACAGGATTGCGATCGTAGTACCCTGTCATCGGGTTATAGGCAGTGATGGTACGTTGACCGGCTATGCGGGCGGGTTATGGCGAAAGAAATGGTTGTTGGAACATGAGATCAGACAGAAATCTGGTTCTTTGGAATTATTCTGA
- a CDS encoding pyridoxal phosphate-dependent decarboxylase family protein, with amino-acid sequence MNQLLNQDLQQMDNFLQEIKDYSVLFLSSIDTLPVKAGTASFGPFDLPRKGLGAMHTLQQFRKRYEEHLTGNSGPRNWGFVTGGSTIPAIAGDWLTSVFDMNASDRDIPPFKIETETIAMLRQLFGLPDAFSGSFVTGATMANFSGLAIARQWLGEQLGVDVAQEGMGALSQAKIVSCVPHSSTVKSMAMLGFGRNALVKIPALHDRESIDINALEEYLKEHKQEPLIVVASAGTVNTVDFDDLQAIASLKEQYGFWLHVDAAFGAFAACVPAYRHLLNGWEAAASITIDAHKWLNVPYDAAMIFTRHLQLQLDTFKNAGAAYLGDPEKDFKYSNYTPENSRRLRALPAWFTLVAYGAEGYTAIVNNNIELARQLGALISSNDAFRLLAPVRLCVVCFTLNVADEEKQAAINTFLQALNDSGKVMLTPTVYHGVPAVRAALVNWRTTQHDLAIAWEDMQQQVAGATVA; translated from the coding sequence ATGAACCAGTTATTAAACCAGGATCTGCAGCAGATGGATAATTTTCTACAGGAAATAAAAGATTACAGCGTGTTATTCCTGTCAAGCATAGATACATTGCCTGTGAAGGCTGGTACTGCTTCATTTGGCCCGTTTGATCTGCCACGAAAGGGATTGGGAGCAATGCACACGCTACAACAGTTCAGAAAGCGATACGAAGAGCATCTTACAGGTAACAGCGGTCCCCGTAACTGGGGCTTTGTAACCGGTGGTAGTACAATACCTGCGATCGCAGGTGACTGGCTGACGTCTGTATTCGATATGAATGCATCTGACAGAGACATACCGCCATTCAAAATAGAAACGGAAACCATTGCTATGCTCCGGCAACTGTTTGGGTTGCCGGACGCATTTTCCGGCAGCTTTGTCACGGGGGCAACGATGGCTAATTTTTCAGGACTGGCTATTGCGCGCCAGTGGTTGGGAGAGCAACTGGGAGTAGATGTTGCACAGGAAGGAATGGGCGCATTATCGCAGGCTAAGATCGTTTCCTGCGTTCCACATTCCAGTACAGTAAAGTCTATGGCCATGCTGGGTTTCGGAAGGAATGCGCTGGTGAAGATCCCCGCACTGCACGATCGTGAATCGATCGATATCAATGCACTTGAAGAATATCTGAAAGAGCATAAGCAGGAACCATTGATCGTGGTAGCCAGCGCTGGTACTGTCAATACAGTTGATTTTGATGATCTGCAGGCGATTGCGTCGTTAAAGGAACAGTATGGTTTCTGGTTGCATGTGGATGCTGCGTTTGGCGCATTTGCGGCCTGCGTCCCTGCATATCGTCATCTGTTAAATGGCTGGGAGGCGGCGGCCAGTATTACTATAGACGCCCATAAATGGTTAAACGTGCCTTACGATGCGGCGATGATATTTACCCGTCATCTGCAGCTGCAACTGGATACATTTAAGAACGCAGGAGCAGCTTATCTTGGTGATCCGGAGAAAGATTTTAAGTACAGTAATTATACACCGGAAAATTCCCGTCGTCTTCGCGCATTACCTGCCTGGTTTACGTTAGTAGCGTATGGTGCCGAAGGATATACTGCTATTGTGAATAATAATATTGAGTTAGCCCGCCAGTTGGGAGCGCTGATCAGCAGTAATGATGCTTTCCGTTTACTGGCCCCTGTAAGGCTCTGTGTAGTCTGTTTCACATTGAATGTAGCGGATGAGGAGAAGCAGGCAGCGATCAATACGTTCCTGCAGGCATTGAACGATAGTGGCAAGGTAATGCTGACCCCAACGGTTTATCACGGAGTACCGGCTGTACGTGCCGCACTGGTGAACTGGCGGACGACACAGCATGATCTGGCTATTGCCTGGGAGGATATGCAACAACAGGTGGCAGGGGCGACGGTAGCATAA
- a CDS encoding aminotransferase-like domain-containing protein translates to MLKTAEHLYLQIADKLEQLIAKEVLKIGDKLPSVRTMSEEQGVSMSTAFQAYYHLEAKGLIESRPKSGYYVIFSPRRMPEMPKACEAVRKPSEVTVHEMITQVSQDMRLENITRFASAAPPESMLPAAKISKALIQALRKTPFAGVGYEPVQGNADLRRQIARNSILWGGAVSEDEIVTTSGCMDALTLCLSAVTQPGDTIAVESPAYYGSLQLAETLGLKVLEVPTHPGTGIDIEYLDKAIPKFKIKACLFVTNFTNPLGACMPDANKQALVKLLEKYDIPLIEDDIYGDMYFGKERPGVCKTFDTSGLVLLCNSFSKSVAPGYRVGWAVPGRYLEKVLNLKRHHSISSASIPSAAIACFLENDRYEHHLRGMRKALHTQYMRHLQAIREYFPEDCCVSRPQGGFVMWVELNPRVNTYELYEQAIKHKISFAPGRMFSLQERYNNCMRISYSNPWSKQVDDGLKTLGRLIRKLS, encoded by the coding sequence ATGCTAAAAACTGCTGAACATCTTTATCTGCAGATTGCCGACAAACTGGAGCAGCTCATTGCCAAAGAAGTATTAAAGATCGGAGATAAGCTTCCCTCCGTCCGGACGATGAGCGAGGAACAGGGAGTGAGTATGAGTACGGCCTTTCAGGCATATTATCACCTCGAGGCGAAAGGACTTATTGAATCCCGGCCAAAGTCAGGTTATTACGTCATATTCAGTCCGCGCCGGATGCCCGAAATGCCTAAAGCATGTGAAGCGGTCAGGAAACCTTCGGAAGTTACCGTACATGAAATGATCACACAGGTATCTCAGGATATGCGACTCGAAAATATTACCCGGTTTGCTTCTGCCGCGCCACCGGAATCTATGCTGCCCGCAGCCAAGATATCGAAAGCACTGATCCAGGCTTTAAGAAAGACACCTTTCGCGGGTGTGGGATATGAACCTGTACAGGGAAACGCAGACCTCCGCAGACAGATCGCCCGCAATTCTATATTATGGGGTGGCGCTGTCAGTGAAGATGAGATTGTTACCACAAGCGGATGCATGGATGCGCTGACGCTTTGCCTGTCCGCTGTGACGCAGCCGGGAGATACGATCGCTGTGGAAAGTCCCGCATATTACGGGTCTCTGCAACTGGCAGAAACGCTGGGACTGAAAGTGCTGGAAGTACCCACACATCCTGGTACAGGCATCGATATCGAATACCTGGATAAAGCGATCCCTAAATTTAAAATAAAGGCCTGCCTGTTCGTCACCAATTTCACCAATCCATTAGGTGCCTGTATGCCAGACGCCAATAAACAGGCGCTGGTGAAACTCCTGGAGAAATATGATATCCCACTGATTGAAGATGACATTTATGGAGACATGTACTTTGGTAAAGAACGACCAGGTGTATGCAAAACATTTGATACAAGCGGCCTGGTATTGCTGTGTAACTCCTTCTCCAAGTCTGTAGCTCCGGGCTATCGGGTGGGCTGGGCGGTGCCAGGCAGATACCTTGAAAAAGTACTGAACCTGAAACGCCATCATTCCATTTCATCCGCATCTATTCCAAGTGCGGCCATCGCATGTTTCCTGGAAAATGACCGGTATGAACATCACCTGAGAGGCATGCGAAAAGCACTGCATACACAGTATATGCGGCACCTGCAGGCAATACGGGAATATTTCCCGGAGGATTGCTGTGTATCACGCCCGCAAGGTGGTTTCGTGATGTGGGTGGAGTTAAATCCCAGGGTGAATACCTATGAACTGTACGAGCAGGCCATCAAACATAAAATATCTTTTGCACCTGGCAGGATGTTCTCGTTACAGGAAAGATATAATAACTGTATGCGCATTAGCTACAGCAATCCGTGGAGTAAGCAGGTGGATGATGGATTAAAAACACTGGGACGCCTGATCAGAAAACTCTCTTAA
- a CDS encoding ABC transporter ATP-binding protein, with amino-acid sequence MSNKAISCKDLTKRFGDFFAVNHISFDVEQGEIFGFLGANGAGKTTAMRMLCGLSYPTSGEATVAGFNVFRQQEEIKKNIGYMSQKFSLYESLTVRENIRFYGGVYGLSDRQLKEKGDELLEKLGMQQEAKMMVGSLPLGWKQKLAFSVAIIHQPRIVFLDEPTGGVDPVTRRQFWDLIYDAAKQGITVFVTTHYMDEAEYCNRISIMVDGRIDALDTPANLRTQFGAASMNEVFYALARSAKRSAD; translated from the coding sequence ATGAGTAACAAGGCAATCAGCTGCAAAGACCTTACGAAACGCTTTGGTGACTTTTTCGCGGTCAACCATATTTCTTTTGATGTGGAACAGGGTGAGATATTCGGCTTTCTGGGGGCAAACGGAGCTGGTAAGACCACGGCCATGCGGATGCTTTGTGGATTATCCTATCCGACCTCCGGTGAGGCAACAGTAGCCGGCTTTAATGTCTTCAGACAACAGGAGGAGATTAAAAAGAACATCGGATATATGAGTCAGAAATTCTCGTTGTATGAGAGTCTGACGGTAAGAGAGAACATCCGTTTTTATGGTGGTGTATACGGTCTTTCAGACAGACAATTGAAAGAGAAGGGTGATGAACTGTTGGAAAAGCTTGGCATGCAGCAGGAAGCAAAGATGATGGTTGGAAGTCTGCCGTTAGGCTGGAAGCAGAAACTGGCCTTCTCTGTGGCAATCATCCATCAGCCACGCATTGTGTTTCTGGACGAGCCAACCGGTGGGGTAGACCCCGTTACAAGAAGACAGTTCTGGGACCTGATTTACGATGCTGCAAAGCAGGGCATCACTGTATTTGTCACGACACACTATATGGACGAAGCCGAGTATTGTAACAGGATATCCATTATGGTTGACGGACGGATCGATGCGCTGGATACACCCGCTAATCTGCGGACACAGTTTGGCGCAGCCTCCATGAACGAAGTTTTTTATGCATTGGCCAGAAGCGCAAAGCGTTCTGCCGACTAA
- a CDS encoding EamA family transporter: MKKSNTNAYLALVVVSIFWGTTYLASRIGVRHTHGLMLAGARQTIAGLLLTGFFLLRGYKFPEKFVLSRLFVIGIMMLCLSNGLITWAMQYIPSGLCAIIVATVPIWITIFSYFLVQRTKFTILLITGMLIGLLGVGGIFYDYLSSLTNPEFRFGIFLTMISCVSWAIGSVLTARWALKINFLYGAGFQMLFSGVVMVVIAMLMGYSLPLDSFNTELWGSLVYLVFAGSILGYSSYVFVLNNLPPSLASVYAYINPIVAVLLGWLILQEHLNWTTGISCLVTLGGVYLVNIAVNRNKKQYGTTK; encoded by the coding sequence ATGAAAAAGTCAAACACGAATGCCTATCTGGCATTGGTGGTAGTCAGTATTTTCTGGGGTACCACGTATCTGGCCTCCAGGATCGGCGTGCGTCATACACATGGTCTTATGTTGGCAGGCGCCAGACAGACAATCGCAGGGCTGCTGCTAACAGGTTTCTTTTTGCTGAGAGGGTATAAGTTCCCGGAGAAGTTTGTTCTGTCTCGTTTATTTGTGATCGGCATCATGATGCTTTGCCTGAGTAACGGACTGATTACCTGGGCCATGCAATATATTCCCAGCGGCCTCTGTGCGATTATTGTTGCAACAGTACCTATCTGGATAACGATATTCAGTTATTTTCTTGTGCAGCGTACGAAGTTCACTATATTATTAATAACTGGTATGCTGATAGGGTTGCTGGGCGTTGGCGGCATATTTTATGATTATCTGTCGAGTCTGACAAATCCGGAGTTTCGCTTTGGCATTTTTCTGACAATGATCTCCTGTGTGAGCTGGGCGATCGGTTCGGTACTAACCGCCAGATGGGCACTCAAGATAAACTTTTTATACGGCGCAGGTTTTCAGATGTTATTCAGTGGTGTTGTAATGGTGGTCATCGCCATGCTGATGGGGTATTCCTTACCGTTAGATAGTTTTAATACGGAACTTTGGGGAAGTCTGGTATATCTCGTCTTCGCGGGTTCTATACTTGGTTACTCTTCCTACGTCTTTGTGCTGAACAATCTGCCTCCCTCTCTGGCTTCGGTATATGCCTATATCAATCCGATAGTGGCCGTGTTACTGGGGTGGCTCATCCTGCAGGAGCACCTGAACTGGACAACAGGAATATCTTGTCTTGTGACACTGGGAGGTGTATATCTGGTAAACATAGCTGTAAACAGGAATAAAAAACAATATGGCACCACTAAATAA
- a CDS encoding ABC transporter permease gives MKQFMVFVRKEFYHVFRDRRTLLILFGLPVMQILLFGYALTTEIKNAQIIIVDHAGDAASGKLIAMISASKYFNISQQAYADDDIYTDFKKGAAKCALVFPAGFGNDLRNGQVAQLQIITDATDPNTAKTLTNYLTAIVTDYQQQINPTANIPMRIEPVTRMLYNPALNGSMNFVPGVMALVLMIICTTLTSVSIVREKEMGTMEILLVSPFKPVYVVLAKAVPYLVLAMVDFVIILLLSILALEMPVRGNLLLLFMESTLFIISCLSLGLLISSVTRSQQTAMMVSMMGMMLPTILFTGFIFPLENMPLPLQLISNLLPSRWFYVIVKAVMLKGLGIGVVWKETLVLAGMTLVLLTISIKSFKTRLA, from the coding sequence ATGAAACAATTCATGGTGTTTGTCAGAAAGGAATTTTATCATGTTTTCAGAGACAGGCGGACATTGCTCATACTTTTCGGATTGCCTGTTATGCAGATCCTCCTGTTCGGCTATGCGCTGACCACAGAGATCAAAAATGCCCAGATCATCATTGTAGACCATGCCGGTGATGCGGCATCCGGGAAGCTGATCGCTATGATATCAGCAAGTAAATATTTTAATATCAGTCAGCAGGCATACGCTGATGACGATATCTATACAGACTTTAAAAAGGGAGCGGCAAAATGTGCGTTGGTCTTTCCTGCCGGTTTTGGAAATGACCTGCGGAACGGTCAGGTAGCACAGTTACAGATCATTACGGATGCGACAGATCCTAACACGGCAAAAACGCTTACCAATTATCTCACAGCCATAGTAACCGATTACCAGCAGCAGATCAACCCAACTGCCAATATACCGATGCGTATAGAACCAGTGACGAGAATGCTGTATAATCCTGCGTTAAACGGATCTATGAACTTCGTCCCGGGTGTGATGGCCCTTGTGCTGATGATCATCTGTACAACCCTGACATCTGTCTCTATTGTGCGGGAGAAAGAGATGGGTACTATGGAGATATTGTTGGTGTCTCCATTTAAACCTGTATATGTTGTACTAGCTAAAGCCGTACCTTATCTGGTCCTGGCCATGGTTGACTTTGTGATTATCCTGTTATTGAGCATACTGGCGCTGGAGATGCCTGTCAGGGGAAACCTGCTGTTGCTGTTTATGGAGAGTACGCTGTTCATTATCAGTTGTCTTTCGCTGGGGCTGTTGATATCGAGCGTAACGCGCTCTCAGCAGACGGCCATGATGGTTTCGATGATGGGCATGATGTTGCCGACTATTTTATTTACCGGCTTTATTTTCCCGCTGGAGAATATGCCATTGCCCTTGCAACTCATATCCAACCTGCTGCCTTCCCGCTGGTTTTATGTGATCGTGAAAGCAGTCATGCTCAAAGGACTGGGCATAGGTGTGGTGTGGAAGGAAACACTTGTACTGGCTGGAATGACGCTGGTATTACTTACTATCAGTATTAAAAGTTTTAAAACACGGCTGGCATGA
- a CDS encoding ABC transporter permease — protein sequence MRTLRLLLEKEFRQIFRDKGLLPVIFVMPMIQLLIMPLAANFDVKHINLAVVDRDHSTYTQQMVAKIASSGYFFIKGYYTDYTPALHQVEQEKADIILEIPAHFERDLVKENKAAVYLAADAINGTKAGLGSAYLNTILGDFNNEIRMKWLPVKMPGAGTIDVTYSNWFNPNMNYRLYMVPGILVLLVTMVGGFIAALNIVKEKEMGTIEQINVTPIKKWQFILGKLIPFWVIGMVDFSLGLLLARFVYGIIPLGSLLLLYSFLAVYLVALLGFGLLISTYSANQLQAMFVAFFFIMIFMLMSGLFVSVDNMPGWAKVIAKLTPVTHFIDVMRMIVLKGSRFADIKMQFLYEIAFAVVLNGWAIWNYRKTA from the coding sequence ATGAGAACATTGCGACTATTGCTGGAAAAGGAATTCAGACAGATATTCCGCGATAAGGGACTGTTGCCTGTCATCTTTGTAATGCCCATGATACAGTTGCTTATCATGCCGCTGGCAGCAAACTTTGACGTGAAGCATATTAATCTGGCGGTGGTGGACAGAGATCATTCTACCTACACGCAGCAAATGGTGGCTAAGATCGCTTCGTCTGGCTACTTTTTTATAAAAGGTTATTATACAGATTACACACCTGCCCTGCACCAGGTAGAGCAGGAAAAGGCGGATATTATCCTGGAGATACCAGCTCACTTCGAAAGGGACCTGGTAAAGGAGAACAAAGCAGCTGTATATCTCGCGGCAGATGCAATTAACGGTACGAAAGCAGGACTGGGCAGTGCTTATCTGAACACGATCCTGGGCGATTTTAACAACGAGATCCGCATGAAATGGTTACCTGTAAAGATGCCTGGTGCCGGGACAATAGATGTAACGTATTCAAACTGGTTCAATCCGAATATGAATTACCGGTTATATATGGTGCCGGGTATATTGGTATTGCTTGTGACAATGGTAGGTGGTTTTATTGCAGCGCTGAATATCGTGAAGGAGAAAGAGATGGGTACGATAGAGCAGATCAATGTCACACCTATTAAGAAATGGCAGTTCATTCTGGGTAAGCTGATCCCTTTCTGGGTGATTGGCATGGTCGATTTTAGCCTGGGATTATTGCTGGCAAGATTTGTCTACGGCATCATCCCGTTGGGTAGTCTGTTGCTGTTGTACAGTTTCCTGGCAGTTTATCTTGTTGCACTGCTTGGGTTCGGACTGCTAATCTCTACCTATAGTGCTAATCAGCTACAAGCCATGTTTGTAGCCTTCTTCTTTATCATGATCTTCATGCTGATGAGTGGATTATTTGTTTCTGTGGATAATATGCCTGGATGGGCGAAGGTGATCGCTAAACTGACACCGGTAACGCACTTTATTGATGTCATGAGGATGATTGTACTGAAGGGGAGCCGGTTTGCGGATATAAAAATGCAGTTCCTGTATGAGATAGCCTTTGCAGTGGTATTGAATGGATGGGCTATCTGGAACTATCGCAAGACAGCATAA
- a CDS encoding ArsR/SmtB family transcription factor: MDELFKGVSDPVRREILALLRLQPLNVNQINEHFSHISRQAVSKHLQLLEDSGWIKIYQAGRERYGYLNKAAFYSFKEWLDSYLQWGERSLENDHGVFVEETAYKKGAPLSHPVMLQAMLSKDKEFDGLFYNAVKTTGIFCKPSCAANPRPDNVVFYITREEALKNGYRACKRCKP, from the coding sequence ATGGATGAGCTATTCAAAGGTGTGTCGGATCCTGTAAGGCGGGAAATCCTTGCATTGTTACGTTTGCAGCCACTAAACGTGAATCAGATCAACGAGCACTTCAGCCATATCAGCCGGCAGGCAGTATCGAAACATCTGCAGTTGCTGGAGGATAGTGGATGGATAAAGATCTACCAGGCCGGCAGGGAGCGGTACGGTTACCTGAACAAGGCCGCCTTTTATTCTTTTAAAGAGTGGCTGGACAGCTACCTCCAATGGGGGGAACGTTCCCTGGAAAACGACCATGGTGTCTTTGTGGAGGAAACGGCCTACAAAAAGGGAGCGCCGCTTAGCCATCCGGTAATGCTGCAAGCCATGTTGAGCAAGGACAAAGAATTTGACGGGCTGTTCTACAATGCCGTAAAGACGACCGGGATTTTCTGTAAACCATCCTGCGCTGCCAATCCAAGGCCGGACAATGTCGTTTTTTATATAACAAGAGAGGAGGCACTAAAGAACGGATACCGGGCCTGTAAGCGTTGTAAACCATAA